ATATGTAGTCTTGCCATTAGACAGGAAACTAACTGAAGCACCTCTGCTGCCTATCTACCAATGTGGCAGTACACTCTCCCCGCACCCAGCCTCCCCCACAgggaactgatgtggcagctgcatctgTGCACAGCCCCCTCTTCCTTcagtggggcagttaatggctcttattgtgagacccaggccagagtccttaggagagaggagggggtgcACCAGCCACAGTAGTGgcgtgcagaggtgcacgtaccCACCGTATGGggcttgtggcagaatgcaaacccccctctctccccccacctccttcaatatggagggagtaggcacatctccctgtctctgctacttgaggctgacggcttcttttgtttggcccagagcaccctggctagggccattaggagaagggagtgccgaggcgccagtgagccgctgggcgcctgtgaccagtgtggggggtgtttggaggcttcaggggcgccccacacacggtgtgggggtgcagagaagcttctagaatgcctacagtcaggtctgatcagccaataaaaacgggactctcgtcgagactgagccagttgttgccggtctctcggagctacgagcaagattctgctgctgagacccctcctccccgggatggagaccccgcttgccttgccgccacgtgcgtaagtgaaacactcgcacaattgcgagtgtattataaatttacactcgcggaatcgcgagtgtacgctttacctttatctctctaagaataatccagaaaccggattcaggcaagtgtgtactcctctgggactcgagggtggttccagcatagttttgggtgaagccacgtgtatgtactctgtggaccgcctgttgtactagttgttaccccttaataattttcctcaactgatacccgaacctatatttaagtcacttttggagtcttaaaaccctgtttctcactggtttaataaaagttgttttggaccctgttgtcccttaaatcagcctcggggtgcctccgtgacaattttggcgcagcgagcagggtatcagatatggaggaattatttagagggttgtttaatgtctctgcagtaacctggggtcttgccgtaatgtggatcgcggtgtgtttcagtttgggtgtttgcttaaaggtagcacaggatttgtgtaaaattaagcagcgaatggaggaaaacctttcgcgggaaagtgaaaagtttgactctctgatacaggacttttctcggcaaagcatacggtcggatttgttagaacagagatttggcttgttagaacagaaacttgtttttttggaacaaaaacttgagtttttgttaattaatatgagaacttcctctagcgtctccccagttcaggtgtgcccctcggcccccccgtttctcgacaaagatactgattctgaaaacagtgttgatgaagggggggtagaaacaaaggacgtgcgtcctcttattagaactgaaacacatacggatggacgaggcaaaaatccacgcacggctacccatagcacgccatattcaggactggagctaggagagttacaaactagattctcacgcaagccgggcgagacagagactgaatatctttggcgcgtttcacttaccgggggtgataggatattattgagtaaggacgaggccacaggcttctggggcccaggggtatttttaagtgatggtccggatggtaatcagtccatcacatctcgtgtagcttactgggctggcggtatagatcccagggaacgtggggagccagttgcaattgttgtaaaaggcttatcagatcttgctgagggagttcaaaaggcggcttgtatacaagcaatgtatgaaaagggcCGGGAGTCCCCCCCTATAGCGGCGCCGGTGGATCcggtccaccttcggctgcttattaaaggattaccggatgccttaaaaatatatgtccagtcccttaaggagaaaattcaggggactattgatcgtaataagcaaaatccccgaagtcctcctgaacatgtattaacctgggcggaaattttacacaatgtggttacacatgggcgcgagatggggtgggtagacccgagcggcggcccgtgcagaagccggacggtccggaagacgagccgagccgagcctcttcagaggccgccccccccgtcccagaaaccggagcgttttggctgccggtcagatcagagcagcagcttgcagcagagcagcctctggcgccgcgcggctgctctgggtgtgccccgaacactgctatataagctttccaccgagcacctacaggagctggtggaatacttagagggaagatcagagaacaaagaggaggcaccggtaaccgtccccctccctgaggacaagcgaaacattaaccctttcgtatcctcacaaagggagccaaaaaaactagtagaagcggatgggaagcaggaccgccccacccgctttgtattttcttgccaatggtccagtgataaagaaccatacatacatatccccgttggtccaaggcgaataagtgtgaaatttctaattgacacaggcgcacaaatcagtgttttgaacaggcggcaagctgacaaacttgggattaaaccatcaaggaaagccatcaatatagtaggggtaacaggtgtagcagagagatgtcctttagctcgaacccaccttttgcaacctggggaaaaacggacaacagctgtggaagttgccctgagtccttataaggcaaacatattgggatttgatattttggcaggtagacggtggtgcttacctaatggggagatttggagctttggaagccacagagcggaggtagcccgtattagaatattgccacttacctctgcacccttgcagttcgaaagaactactgacgttaggattttgcaacttgctcctgctctacccacatctacaataacctgtactccacagtaccccctgccaaatgcagcaaaacggggcattacggaggttattaatgatcttgaaaaaagacaaataattagccgcacccattctccctataattctccagtttggcccgttcgcaagcctgatgggcgatggcgcctaactattgattatcgaaaactgaatagtaacactgcaccactaacagctgccgtcccaaacatagcctcagtggtgactgtaatacaagcagcagcccacccatggatggctgctttagatgttaaagatatgttcttcatgattcccctaagggaagaagacaagccacaatttgcttttacctgggaagggaagcaatacacttttaatcggcttcctcaggggtacaaacactctcctactattgcccacgatgcccttgctgcactcattgacactgtacaggtaccctcaggcatttgcatatatcaatatatagatgacatcttagtgggtggaaacaataaggaacaggtggggcaagtagcagaaactctttggaatttattaacacagaacggattagatattccaccgtccaagtgccagggtcccagccaggaagttaaattcctaggggcttggtggataggaggagccatagcagtgcctgatgatgttctggctactatagacaagggacacaccccaaacagcaaagcggacctacaatgcctgttgggtacattagggtactggagaaaacatatcccaggattctcagtgattgcccgtcccctatatgacctactccgaaaaaacaagaaatggaattggactctacaacatacagaggcccttaatgttctaaaagatgaacttaaaacctatcagaaattgggcccactacatccacaagacccattgagagtggaatgggggtttgcagaacatgcctcctattgtgccatattccaaaggggtccaacagggccagctagacctttgttgttctcttccaccgcatttaagggagctgaacaacgatattcggagtgggagaaggggcttctctcacttacccgagcagttaaggaggcagagaaactgtgtacgtcacaggaagttattgtacaaggccctttccctctgttgaattcaatccttaaagggttaccgccccctgagggggtggcacagaaagcaacagtacgaaaatggtacgcctatttagagggagttagccaattgttactactaaaggagggttctgtaaaagtttcaaaacttcaacaacctgtgaacgctgatccggtcctgttgagcctgccttataaaccctctcctattaaagaagcacctaagctaactcaggactcagacacacaaggagtctggttcactgatgcatcagcccatcgggtagggacaaactggcagtacaaggcagcagcattggagattgctactggaaaaagaataacagaggagggggaaggtagtgctcaagtaggagaactgcgtgctcttttattagcagcagaaggaggagcctccgtgatttacactgattcctatgcaacctataagggtgccactgaatggatatgccaatgggaatctaaccaatgggaagtaaatcgcaccagagtgtggagagctgaagattggcaaagactattagaaattggcaggtcacgacctttgagtgtgggttgggtaaaaggacatgcaaaggatggaaccctcgctgccaaatggaatcaacaagctgactttctagcccagatcaggctggctgaaagcataccagaggagtgggcacggttagctgaatggttacaccttaagcgaggccattctggaaaagcagatctttattacgaatgccgatcccggggttggccagtgtccatgggaatatgtgaagcaattctcacagcctgtccacaatgtcggatcagacttaaagctgatcacccaaatcaggccccggccctacatatcaggcaggacaagactctctggagcacgtggcaaattgactatgtcgggccactgagaccctctaatggaaagaaatacatcctggtgggggtagaggtagtatcaggattatcaatggccactgctgtcaacacggccactggagatcaaaccgtgcaagcgctgtgtgggtggtttggtatcctacccactcctgagaatatccagagtgataatggcacacacttttcagctgccgtggttcaagactgggctaagggagaaggtattaagtgggtgtttcatacaccatactatccccaagccaatgggatcgtggaacgaaccaatggtttgattaagaagtatgcagatgtatcacgacacaactgggacaagcgattagcacaagctgtcttccttgtcaataaccgctggggaagctatgggagccccaaaatcagggcgttctgtcctgaaaagccattgacagacagcaacttgacaaccaacacagaggaagagcattcctcaaaaatacaagtgggccagcctgtcatggtgaaattaccatctattggtattgtacccatgactctagcaaaacccagagggttatatgcctgggaagcccttgatgagaatgggaaaacccaccgtattagtgctcggtggatagttccagactactaaccctgaaagcccggttcctcctcgaggaccgaggtctgttcttgtgttttcttgcagggcaaaggacaatgacggggtggaagaggatccagatgccttggaaacgaaacgacaccagcaatgatggggtggaaagggatccagctatcaccagcaagagatggaagagaatccAGATGCAAGGGCTGCAGAGAAGCCatgaagcttctagactgcccacagccagacctgaccagactataaaaggGGACTTTCTGCCGACGACCATTTGTGGCCTTCTTAGAGCTGTGGGTCTGTATGCCAGAAGCCTTCCCTTCGGCAGGATCGCTGCCTAAATTAACCCTCTGGGATTGGGACAGCCTCACcgcctcatttgggtgagtgataacttactagATATATCTTTGTATTTTCCTCACTGGATCAGCAAGTGTATTCCGTGCTTACATGTAAGCACGTGTAGTTTCCTTGCTTATACTGCAAGCGTACTTTCCTTGCCAGACTCAGGCAAGCATATATCCTTAATACAATCCCTCATTAGAcatgtgagtgtattttcctggagtcagggacatcTCTGGCATTGTTTATTGTGAGTGTGTGTATGCAAGCTGTGGAtgtccattattcttattttgctgtgccccaaataatctcctcaagttgatatctgaacctgtattttatgttactggaGTGCTAACTGATTGTACAAACCCTGTTTCTAATTGGTTTCACAACTTTcctggacagaataaaagcctggtttggacctggttgtccaccTAGAACTAATTTTGGGGCCCCACCATGACAACCAACATATGTTCTATCAGGACAAGTGAGGAATGGTAAAAAACTCTGTTTAGTTTACTGCAACAAGCAGAATCTCATCCCTCACAGTTCAAATCAGCAGCACTGTAATGCAGTAGGGACTGTTGCAGCATGATTAATGCTTGCTGCTAGAAGTAGCATCTAGTATCTGTAAGCCAAATAGAACTTAAGAGTCTTCAGACTTAATTAAGGAGCTAAACCActaatttgttttcattcttgtaaaaaatatttcaagtaaatTAAAGCATTTCCTGCAACAATAAtagatttgcttttctttcactcTATGTTTTTGGAACTTGTattcagaactaaaaaaaaaaaaaaaaaaaacaaaaaaacaaaacaaaaaaaaccaaattaaATGGCTTGGTATAATTAGTCTGATGACAATATTAGACAATTAGCTGCCGTCTTAGctgaaaaagcaagcaaaatcaTAAGTATGGAAGAATAGTAAGCAGTGTTCTTTATTCACTGTACTTTCATTATGGAAAAATTATAATAGTAACTGTCatagtttaacctgagctagcaatacaaccacgatagccgctcactcaccctttccctctccctccccccaataatggagagaatcaaaagggaaggaaaaaacttggactgagataaacacagcttaataaaacaacaaaatactaatacactaatagtaaatatatatataaaatagaaataaaaggcaaTTTCAAACAAAttctgtccacactgagcagccaatcCCAGGAATCAATGcctggtcccaacagctgatgccaaagagaaaagaaagaggaaaaatgcagaaaggctcagaggcctctgcaaaacagcaaaaggccgAACCAAACATCCCGAACCAAATTCCTgcagctgtgccccagaacaaGCAAGAGCGAGAATGCCCaaaagagcaagagagagagaCCAGAAGCTCCCAATTCTCATTAAATATGAAGCCTGAtgccaatgggatggaatactctcattgatcagtctggatgtcagtcaagctctgccccatcccttcccccttcctcaatg
The Patagioenas fasciata isolate bPatFas1 chromosome Z, bPatFas1.hap1, whole genome shotgun sequence DNA segment above includes these coding regions:
- the LOC139826506 gene encoding uncharacterized protein, giving the protein MEELFRGLFNVSAVTWGLAVMWIAVCFSLGVCLKVAQDLCKIKQRMEENLSRESEKFDSLIQDFSRQSIRSDLLEQRFGLLEQKLVFLEQKLEFLLINMRTSSSVSPVQVCPSAPPFLDKDTDSENSVDEGGVETKDVRPLIRTETHTDGRGKNPRTATHSTPYSGLELGELQTRFSRKPGETETEYLWRVSLTGGDRILLSKDEATGFWGPGVFLSDGPDGNQSITSRVAYWAGGIDPRERGEPVAIVVKGLSDLAEGVQKAACIQAMYEKGRESPPIAAPVDPVHLRLLIKGLPDALKIYVQSLKEKIQGTIDRNKQNPRSPPEHVLTWAEILHNVVTHGREMGWVDPSGGPCRSRTVRKTSRAEPLQRPPPPSQKPERFGCRSDQSSSLQQSSLWRRAAALGVPRTLLYKLSTEHLQELVEYLEGRSENKEEAPVTVPLPEDKRNINPFVSSQREPKKLVEADGKQDRPTRFVFSCQWSSDKEPYIHIPVGPRRISVKFLIDTGAQISVLNRRQADKLGIKPSRKAINIVGVTGVAERCPLARTHLLQPGEKRTTAVEVALSPYKANILGFDILAGRRWCLPNGEIWSFGSHRAEVARIRILPLTSAPLQFERTTDVRILQLAPALPTSTITCTPQYPLPNAAKRGITEVINDLEKRQIISRTHSPYNSPVWPVRKPDGRWRLTIDYRKLNSNTAPLTAAVPNIASVVTVIQAAAHPWMAALDVKDMFFMIPLREEDKPQFAFTWEGKQYTFNRLPQGYKHSPTIAHDALAALIDTVQVPSGICIYQYIDDILVGGNNKEQVGQVAETLWNLLTQNGLDIPPSKCQGPSQEVKFLGAWWIGGAIAVPDDVLATIDKGHTPNSKADLQCLLGTLGYWRKHIPGFSVIARPLYDLLRKNKKWNWTLQHTEALNVLKDELKTYQKLGPLHPQDPLRVEWGFAEHASYCAIFQRGPTGPARPLLFSSTAFKGAEQRYSEWEKGLLSLTRAVKEAEKLCTSQEVIVQGPFPLLNSILKGLPPPEGVAQKATVRKWYAYLEGVSQLLLLKEGSVKVSKLQQPVNADPVLLSLPYKPSPIKEAPKLTQDSDTQGVWFTDASAHRVGTNWQYKAAALEIATGKRITEEGEGSAQVGELRALLLAAEGGASVIYTDSYATYKGATEWICQWESNQWEVNRTRVWRAEDWQRLLEIGRSRPLSVGWVKGHAKDGTLAAKWNQQADFLAQIRLAESIPEEWARLAEWLHLKRGHSGKADLYYECRSRGWPVSMGICEAILTACPQCRIRLKADHPNQAPALHIRQDKTLWSTWQIDYVGPLRPSNGKKYILVGVEVVSGLSMATAVNTATGDQTVQALCGWFGILPTPENIQSDNGTHFSAAVVQDWAKGEGIKWVFHTPYYPQANGIVERTNGLIKKYADVSRHNWDKRLAQAVFLVNNRWGSYGSPKIRAFCPEKPLTDSNLTTNTEEEHSSKIQVGQPVMVKLPSIGIVPMTLAKPRGLYAWEALDENGKTHRISARWIVPDY